In Microvenator marinus, one genomic interval encodes:
- the coaE gene encoding dephospho-CoA kinase (Dephospho-CoA kinase (CoaE) performs the final step in coenzyme A biosynthesis.): MSQEKVSTTGMPVIVGLTGGIASGKSTVSAYFAKLGVTIIDADLIAREVVEPGTEGFEAIKETFGAQVLAEDGSLDRKALGAVIFNDVEKRSQLNAIVHPAVATRMLELAQAAGNKGSRWVIYDAALLVENGAQHWLPEIIVVSASTASQLQRIMQRDELSADEASARINSQLPLQDKVKVATHVIDNDGTLEHTWDQTKRIFEELTDRYGTP; encoded by the coding sequence ATGAGCCAAGAAAAAGTGTCAACCACGGGGATGCCCGTCATCGTCGGCCTCACCGGAGGAATCGCGAGCGGTAAGTCGACCGTCTCCGCATATTTCGCCAAATTGGGCGTCACCATTATCGATGCGGACCTCATCGCTCGCGAAGTCGTCGAACCGGGTACCGAAGGCTTCGAGGCCATCAAAGAAACATTTGGCGCGCAGGTACTAGCCGAGGACGGGAGTCTCGACCGCAAGGCGCTCGGCGCGGTCATTTTCAACGATGTGGAAAAACGCAGCCAGCTCAACGCCATCGTGCATCCCGCCGTGGCCACTCGAATGCTGGAGCTCGCCCAAGCCGCTGGCAACAAGGGCTCGCGTTGGGTCATATACGACGCGGCGCTTCTCGTGGAAAATGGTGCCCAACACTGGCTACCTGAAATCATCGTCGTCAGCGCCAGCACTGCCTCCCAGCTCCAACGGATTATGCAACGAGACGAGCTGAGTGCCGACGAGGCTTCCGCTCGCATAAATTCTCAGCTTCCGCTTCAAGACAAAGTCAAGGTAGCTACCCACGTCATCGACAATGATGGTACGCTGGAGCACACTTGGGACCAAACCAAACGGATTTTTGAGGAACTCACCGACCGTTACGGAACACCATGA